The genome window CTCGAACGTCTGGTGCAAATCGATATGCGTGTGAGCGTCGATGAATCCCGGCGTCACGACGCGGTCACTGGCGTTGATGACTCGGGTTTCGTCGCCGATAGCGTCGGTTCCATCCTCCGGCAGCGCCGCGACGCGGTTGTTCTTCACGACCACATCGCGGGCCTGAAACTCGCACAACTCCGGCAAGAGAACGCGACCGTTCCGAATCACGAGGTCGGCAGGTTCGTCGCCGAGGGTGACGGGTTGCAGTTCGTTCATTTGGTTACTCCCTCGTACACCACGACGCCACCTTGTTCGTGTCGGTTCACTTCCCCGCGCTCTTCGAGCACGTCGAGGTGGCCGACCGCCTCGCTCATCCCGGGGAAGTACTCCGTCGCGGGCAGATCGTCGAACAACCCTTCCATCACGCCGAACGCCGTCGTCGGGTCGTCCACGAGCGCGCGAACGTTTCGGGTTCGCTCCTCGTGGGAGTCGAGGATTTCGCCGATCCGCTCGGAGGGGTCGTCGATCTCCTCACGGTGGCCGGGAAAGATGTAGTCGAGGTCGCGCTCTCGGAGGTTCGAGAGGGAGCGGTTGAACGACGGAAGCATACGCGGGCGCTTTCCACCGCTCTCCGTCGGCGGTTGGAGGAACGGGTTGGGCGTGATATCGCCGAGCACGTGGTCGCCGACGACCGCCATCGATTCACCCTCGTACTCGAACGTGAAGATGGTCTCTCCGGCGGAGTGTCCCTGGACGAACTCGGCGGTCAACTCGATACCCTCGACCGTGACCGATTCGCCGTCGTCGAGTGCGAGGTCG of Haladaptatus sp. R4 contains these proteins:
- a CDS encoding MBL fold metallo-hydrolase — its product is MFTRLSIPTPFQIGPVNAYLAGRTLVDPGPGSEEAWTALLDGLEDHDLGPSDVEQVLITHPHPDHFGLAKRLRESGARIVASTAAADILGDFDDRLRYEQEYFSDFFDRNGMAATTAQTVTNLPEAYLSAAPSVETDLALDDGESVTVEGIELTAEFVQGHSAGETIFTFEYEGESMAVVGDHVLGDITPNPFLQPPTESGGKRPRMLPSFNRSLSNLRERDLDYIFPGHREEIDDPSERIGEILDSHEERTRNVRALVDDPTTAFGVMEGLFDDLPATEYFPGMSEAVGHLDVLEERGEVNRHEQGGVVVYEGVTK